The Microbacterium sp. W4I20 genome segment CAGCACGCCCAGATCGTCGATCGCGTGCTCGAACTCGCCGCAGAGAACCCCGGCGAGGTGCCCGGGGGAGCCGACCGCTTCCGCTGGACCTTCGAGGTCGCGCGCCCGGTGCTGAACTTCCTGCGGACCGCCACGGCCGCTCAGCAGGAGCAGCTCGCCGCTCTCGCCCGTGACGGCGTTGTCTCGGTGACCGGCGGCTACCTCAACATGACGCAGCTGCCGAGCTCGTTCGAGTTCGATGCCGCGTACGAGCAGCTCGCACGGATCCGTGCGCTCGGGATCGAGGTGCGCACCCAGCAGCACGGAGACGTGAACGGCCTGTCCTGGGGCGCCGTCGATCAGATGACGGATGCCGGCATCGACCGGCTCGTGATGGCGCTCAACCCCGATCATGGCCGTGCGCCGTTCGCCCAGCCCAGCGGATTCTGGTGGGAGGGGCCGTCCGGCCGACGAGTGTTCGTCTGGCTCTCGACCCATTACGGCTTCGGCGAGGAGTGGGGGATCGTCGACGGAGACGTCGACAAGGCCGAGCAGCACATCGAGGCCTTCATCCAGGAGCTCGAGGGCCGGGCGGACTACCCGTGGAGCACCGCGGTCGTGCACGCCGGCAACGACAACCGCTGGCCCACGGCGCTCTTCCTCGAGGTCGTGCGCGCCTGGAACGCCCGGCATCCGGACCTGCCGATGCGCACCACGACGATCGACGAGGCGCTCGACGAGCTCACCGCCGAAGCCGCGGATGCCGACCTGCCGACGGTCCGCGGCGAGTGGGCGGACTGGTGGTCGCACGGCCACGGCTCGACGGCCCGCGAGGTCGCGGTGTACCGGGAGGCCCGTACGTTCGCGCGCGCCGCACAGTCGTCACTCGCGCTCGCGCGTCTCGCGGGTGACGGCGGAGCCGCAGGGTTCGACGTGCTCGGCTACCGACGAGGGCCGGTACGGCACCGCTCCGACGACGAGGTGGCGCAGCTGCTCGACCACGTCGACGAGCAGCTCCTGCTCTACGGCGAGCACACCTGGGGCAGCTGGGAGACGTACTCGAAGGCGCACTCCACGTTCAGCCACTCGCACCACAACGCCAAGTCGGGCTTCGCCTACGACGCCTTCGACCATGCGCGAGACCTCGCGATCGAGGGGTGGTTCCGCTCCGTCGGGGCCGCAGGGGAGTCGGATGCCGGCGGGTCGTCTGTCAGCGGGGCGGATGCCGGCGGGGCGGATGCCGGCGGGGAGGATGCCGTCGTCGTGCTGAATCCGACCGAGTCCCGCCGCCGCGAGGTCGTCGACGTGGAGGTGCTCGGGTCTCGACGCGTGCGCGTGCTCGCCGACGTCGAGCCCTTCGGGGTCGCCGTGCTGCCGACGCCGGCACCGGCCGTCGAAGAGATCGCGAGCGGGGCGATCACGGTCGGCCGCTACCGGGTGCTCGTCGATCCGGGGCGCGGAGGAATCGTGTCGCTGGTCGACACGATCGACGGGCGTGAGCTGGTCGACACCGGCGCCGAAGCTCCGCTGGGCGCGCTCGTGGACGAGCTCGTCGTCGAGGGCTCGACCCACCCGATGATCACCGAGTCTCCGAAAAACTTCCACCCGGAGCATCCGGGGCCGGACTTCCGCCACGAGGTCGCCACCGGCGGCGGACCCGTGCGCGTCCGTCGTTCGGGCGCGATCACCGAGGTGAGCTGGGAGACCGCGACCGCGGGCATCCCGCAGGTGGTGACGACGCTCGTGCTCGCGGAGGACTCCGCCGAGATCGGACTCGACGTCTGGCTCAGCAAGCCCGAGCGCTTCGCGCCCGAGAGCGTCTTCGTCGCCTTCCCGTTCGCGGTCCGCGACCCGCGCTTCCTGCTCGAGACCGCGGGTGCCGTGTTCGAGGCCGGCCGCGAGCAGCTGCCCGACACGAGCAAGGACTGGCACTCGATCCAGCACGCGGTCGGCGTCGCGGGTACCGAGGGTGGGATGCTCTGGGGCTCGCTCGATGCGCCGCTCGTGCAGGTGGGCGGCATCCACACCGGGAAGTGGGCGCGAGAGCTGGAGGTCTCATCCGGTCAGGTGAACAGCTGGCTGATGAACAATCTGCACTTCACGAACTTCCAGGCGCGGCAGGAGATCACCCGCCGGTTCCGCTACCGCTTCCGCCCGGTCTCCGAGGTGGACGCCGTCGATGTGCGCCGGTTCGGACGCGACCTGCTCGAACCGCTGCAGGCGCGGCACCTGCCGGTGGCACCGTCGGCGCCGCCCGCCTCCCCGATCGCCGTGGCTCCGGCCGACTCGCTGCTGGTCGAGCTCCGACCGGTCGGCACCGACGTACGGGTGCGTGTGCGCAACATCTCCGATGAGGCCGTGGTCGCACAGGTCAGCGTCGCCGGTGAGGCACCTCCTCGTCGGGTGGAGGTGGCAGCAAGGGGCGTGGCCGACCTGATGATCACCCGCTGAGGCGCGCTCACACGCTGATCAGACTGCCCAGACCTCGCGGTGCTCCGGTCTCGGCCCACACGGCTTCGTACCCCATGCCCGGTCCCTGCGGGGCCCGGACGAGGCCATCCGCACCGACCTCCGCGGGGCGAACCACCGGGTTCGAATCGATCAGCGCCTCGTAGTAGGTCGTGTTGGGGATGGCCATGCACAGGTGCGTGTTCGCCAGGCCGCCTCCGTGCACCTCGGCGCGCATCAGGAACGAGTCGGCGAGGTGGGCGATGCGCAGCGATCCGGTGATACCGGCCCGCAGCCCTGTTCCCGTGCGCACCGCGGTCGCGCAGCCCGACGCGATGAAGTCGGCGGTGTTCATGTGCGCACCGTCACTCGTCTCCGCGACCAGCAGGGGGATGCTGACGCGCTCGGCGAGGCGCTGGTACGCGGTCAGGCTGAACTCGCGCATCGGCTCCTCGTACCAGAGGTACCCGGCGTCGGCGAGGACGTGGCCGAGCCGGGTCGCATCCAGCAGATCGAAGCCCGCGGACCCGTCGTACATCAGCGGGACGTCGTCGCCGACGTGCTTCCGGAGGCGCACGATCAATTCGGCATCCCGGCCCACATCCCCCCAGGCGTGCAGCTTGATCGCCGGGAATCCGAGCTCCAGGCAGCGATCAGCCACCGCGAGGTACTCATCGACCGTGGCGAAGGTGACCGTCGAGGCGTAGGCGGGGATGGCGTCGCGGTACGAGCCGATGAGCTCGTGCACGGGCAGGCCGGCGATCTTCCCGCTGAGGTCCCACAGCGCGTCGTCGATGACTCCCTGCACGTAGACGGGGAACTCCTCGATCCGATCGAGTTCCCACATCCGGTGCCACAGCCACTCCCGGCGCAGCGGATCCTGCCCGACCAGTTCCGCACGGATGCGGCGGTCCACCAGATCCCGCAGGATCTCGCCCCTCCGGCAGTAGGCGTAGCCGCGATGGCCGGCATCCGATTCGAGCACCAGCCAGCCGCCCACGTGGGGGCCGTCGGAGCCGGGCAGCCCGGCCCTCCAGCGGAACGCCGGCGTCTGCGCTTCCTGTTCGACGGTCACGACGTCGACTCGAACGATGGTCACGATGTCCTACTCCTTCACGGATCCGGCGAGGATGCCCTGCACGAGGTAGCGCTGGCAGAACACGAAGATGATGGCGATGGGGACGACGACGATGAGCCCGGCCATCGCGACCTCCGGGCGGTGGATCGCCAGGTCGCTGCCTCCGGATGCCGGGTTGAGCGCAGGCGTCCCCGAGATGAGCGCCCCGAGGCCGACGGGGAGGTTGAATGCGTCCTGCCGGCTGAGCATCACGTACGGCAGGAAGTAGTTGTTCCAGTTCGCGACGAAGCTGAAGAACGCGAGCAGGCCGACCAGCGGCGTCGCCAGCGGGAGGGCGATGCGTCGGAAGAGACCCCACTCGCTGCATCCGTCCAACCTGGCCGCCTCCAGCAGTCCCTTGGGCAGGCTGGTGGAGAAGTAGATGAAGGCCAGGTAGACGCCGAACGGGTAGAAGCTGGCGGGGAGGATCACCGACCATGCGGTGTTCGTCATGCGCACCGCGTTGAACTCGAGGAACAGCGGCAGCACCAGGGCGGTGGGCGGGATCATCATCGTCACGAGCGTGAGGATGAGGAGGGGCTTGCGGAACGGGATGCGACTGATCGCCAGCGCGTACCCCGCCATCAGGCAGGTCGCGAGCGTGATCACCAGCGATGCCGCGGAGTACCAGGCGGAGTTCAGCATCCACTGGAAGATGATGCCGTTGCTGTAGCCGACGAGGTTCTGCCAGGACGTCGCGAACCCTTCCCAGGATCCGAAGCCGAGCGGTGCGTCTCCGACGATCTGGGCATCCGTCTTCGACGGCGCCAGCACCAGCCAGACGAGCGGGATGAGGCAGTACACGCCGAACGCGAGCAAGAGCAGGACCCGGATGCTGCGCGCGACGACAGCGGCGGGGGCGTTGTGACGACGGGCGCTCACTCGTCCACCTCCGTGGCGAAGAAGTCGGTCCGGAAGACCATGAACAGGCCCGCGGCCACGCAGACGACGAGCAGCACGATCGAGACCGCGGCCGCGGAGCCGAAGTCGGCGTTCTGGAAGGCCAGCGAGTACCCGAACTGGTTCAGAGACCACCAGGGGCTGCCGGCCGAGCGGGTGATCGCGTAGATCAGCTGCGGTTCGACGAACAGCTGCACGCCGTTCGCGAGCGACAGCACCACCATGTAGACCACGTACTTCGAGACGAGCGGCAGCTTCACCTGCAGTGCGGTGCGGATCGGACCGCTGCCGTCGATCTGCGCGGCCTCGAGGATCTCGTCGGGGATGTTCTGCATCGCCCCGTACATGATGATGATCCACTGCCCCACGCCGGTGGTGAAGGCGATCAGGGCGAAGATGATCGTGAGGTTCTGATTCTGGAAGACGCTGGTGCCGGACTCGAAGCCCATCGCCCGCAGTGCCGGACCGAACGGGCTGAACGAGGGCTCGAGCATGCAGTACCAGAGCATGACGGCGGCCGATCCCGTCACCGCCCCGGGAAGGAAGTACGCGAGGCGCATGAGCCCGGAGAACCGGCCGCGCCGCTGGTGCAGCAGGAGGGCGAGGAGCATGACGCCGCCGACCATGATCGGCAGCCAGATCGCGAGGTAGATGCCGACGTTCGCGACGGCCGGCCAGAACCGGAAGTCGGCCAGCATCTTGACGTAGCTCGATCCGAAGGGCGTCTGGCCCTTCACGCCCACCAGCGAGATGACGACCGAGTAGACGGTCGGCCCCAGCCCGAACAGCAGCAGGAGCACCACGTAGGGGAGCATGAAGAGCGAACCGGTCAGGTCGTACTTCGCCCGCCGCCGGCGCGGCGGGCCCGGCGACCTCCGGGACCGGACTGGGGCGGCGGTCGCCGCCCCCGTGTGGGTTGTGGACGTCACGAGGTCATTTCTCCACGATGTATCCGACGGACTGCGCCAGCTGTGTCAGCTGGGTCTGCAGGGCCGGAAGGGCCGAGGCGATCGTGTTCCCGCTGCGCACCGCGTTGACCACGGTCGCCGTGAACGCCTCTTCGACGTTGTAGGCGGTGTTCGACTCGGCCGGGTTGATGAGCTCCGCCTGTGCGGCGAGCGCCGGCGTCGGGTCTTCCGCGTAGAACGGATCCGTCGCCTTCGCCTCGCTCCACTTCTCGGCCGCAGGGCCGTACGCCGGGTAGGTGGCGGCCGCTCCCTGGTAGTCGAGGTCGGTCGTCATCCACTCGATCACGTCG includes the following:
- a CDS encoding enolase C-terminal domain-like protein is translated as MTIVRVDVVTVEQEAQTPAFRWRAGLPGSDGPHVGGWLVLESDAGHRGYAYCRRGEILRDLVDRRIRAELVGQDPLRREWLWHRMWELDRIEEFPVYVQGVIDDALWDLSGKIAGLPVHELIGSYRDAIPAYASTVTFATVDEYLAVADRCLELGFPAIKLHAWGDVGRDAELIVRLRKHVGDDVPLMYDGSAGFDLLDATRLGHVLADAGYLWYEEPMREFSLTAYQRLAERVSIPLLVAETSDGAHMNTADFIASGCATAVRTGTGLRAGITGSLRIAHLADSFLMRAEVHGGGLANTHLCMAIPNTTYYEALIDSNPVVRPAEVGADGLVRAPQGPGMGYEAVWAETGAPRGLGSLISV
- a CDS encoding carbohydrate ABC transporter permease; the encoded protein is MSARRHNAPAAVVARSIRVLLLLAFGVYCLIPLVWLVLAPSKTDAQIVGDAPLGFGSWEGFATSWQNLVGYSNGIIFQWMLNSAWYSAASLVITLATCLMAGYALAISRIPFRKPLLILTLVTMMIPPTALVLPLFLEFNAVRMTNTAWSVILPASFYPFGVYLAFIYFSTSLPKGLLEAARLDGCSEWGLFRRIALPLATPLVGLLAFFSFVANWNNYFLPYVMLSRQDAFNLPVGLGALISGTPALNPASGGSDLAIHRPEVAMAGLIVVVPIAIIFVFCQRYLVQGILAGSVKE
- a CDS encoding carbohydrate ABC transporter permease codes for the protein MTSTTHTGAATAAPVRSRRSPGPPRRRRAKYDLTGSLFMLPYVVLLLLFGLGPTVYSVVISLVGVKGQTPFGSSYVKMLADFRFWPAVANVGIYLAIWLPIMVGGVMLLALLLHQRRGRFSGLMRLAYFLPGAVTGSAAVMLWYCMLEPSFSPFGPALRAMGFESGTSVFQNQNLTIIFALIAFTTGVGQWIIIMYGAMQNIPDEILEAAQIDGSGPIRTALQVKLPLVSKYVVYMVVLSLANGVQLFVEPQLIYAITRSAGSPWWSLNQFGYSLAFQNADFGSAAAVSIVLLVVCVAAGLFMVFRTDFFATEVDE